A portion of the Algisphaera agarilytica genome contains these proteins:
- a CDS encoding ferritin-like domain-containing protein translates to MDDNQRQTIVDLLRISYNMEIETVANYLANSIHLDGFKAKHIKDALAADIQEELTHATQLAQRIKVLEGRVPGSQELSMAQTSLQPPENQLDVLSVIHGVIDAEQGAIDQYQTIIEATDGIDPVTQDLCIALKGDEEEHRRLFKGFLAEMLADQ, encoded by the coding sequence ATGGACGACAACCAACGTCAGACCATCGTCGACCTGCTCCGCATCAGCTACAACATGGAGATCGAGACCGTCGCCAACTACCTGGCCAACTCGATCCATCTCGACGGCTTCAAGGCCAAGCACATCAAGGACGCCCTCGCGGCCGACATCCAGGAAGAACTGACTCACGCCACGCAACTCGCCCAGCGGATCAAGGTCCTCGAGGGCCGGGTGCCCGGCTCGCAGGAGCTCAGCATGGCCCAGACCTCGCTCCAGCCGCCCGAGAACCAGCTGGATGTGCTGTCGGTGATCCACGGCGTGATCGACGCCGAGCAAGGCGCGATCGACCAGTACCAGACCATCATCGAGGCGACCGACGGCATCGACCCGGTGACCCAAGACCTTTGCATCGCGCTCAAGGGCGACGAAGAGGAGCACCGCCGGCTGTTCAAGGGCTTCCTCGCCGAGATGCTCGCCGACCAGTAA
- a CDS encoding Bax inhibitor-1/YccA family protein: MFSSNPTLNDDTFRNQAVDVYDAEKPDVMTVQGAVNKTLILLAICVGTSVFSWSAASSGASYTMPMALGGAIGGFIVALITMFKPRWSPFTSPIYALLQGLFLGAISYIYEASFGAQQTSGGLPLNGIVVQAVGCTLGVAASMLILYSFRIIKVTEKLRAGIIMAVTGVMLFYLVSIVLSLFGIGQSILHGTGPLSIGISLLIVGIAAFSLLLDFDLIERGAQQGAPDYMEWYAGFGLLVTLIWLYLEMLRLLAKLKNR, encoded by the coding sequence ATGTTCAGCAGCAACCCCACCCTGAATGACGACACCTTCCGCAACCAGGCCGTCGATGTGTACGACGCCGAGAAACCCGACGTGATGACCGTGCAGGGCGCGGTCAACAAGACGCTGATCCTCCTGGCGATCTGCGTCGGCACCTCGGTCTTCTCGTGGAGCGCCGCGAGCTCTGGCGCTTCGTACACGATGCCCATGGCCCTGGGCGGAGCGATCGGCGGGTTCATCGTCGCGCTCATCACGATGTTCAAGCCGCGCTGGTCGCCCTTCACCTCGCCGATCTACGCCCTGCTCCAGGGCCTGTTCCTCGGAGCGATCTCGTACATCTACGAAGCCTCGTTCGGTGCCCAGCAGACCAGCGGCGGCCTGCCGCTGAACGGCATCGTCGTGCAGGCCGTGGGTTGCACCCTGGGGGTCGCGGCGTCGATGCTGATCCTCTACAGCTTCCGCATCATCAAGGTGACCGAGAAACTCCGGGCGGGCATCATCATGGCGGTCACCGGCGTGATGCTGTTTTACCTCGTCTCAATCGTCCTCAGCCTCTTCGGTATCGGCCAGTCGATCCTCCACGGCACCGGCCCGCTGTCCATCGGCATCAGCCTGCTCATCGTGGGGATCGCCGCGTTCAGCCTGCTGCTCGACTTCGACCTCATCGAACGCGGTGCCCAGCAAGGCGCCCCGGACTACATGGAGTGGTACGCGGGCTTCGGCCTCCTGGTCACGCTGATCTGGCTGTACCTCGAGATGCTGCGTCTGCTGGCCAAGCTGAAGAACCGCTGA
- a CDS encoding globin domain-containing protein produces MNTTPPTPDVDPFGSLYTRIGEDGFARLVAGFYERVKADDILGPMYPKNDWEGAEQRLRDFLVQRFGGPTRYSDQRGHPRLRMRHMPFAIDQAARDRWTQLMGQSLAEADLPEDTHAPLTQFFDQVATFMMNRS; encoded by the coding sequence ATGAACACCACGCCGCCCACCCCCGACGTCGACCCGTTCGGCTCGCTGTACACCCGCATCGGCGAAGACGGGTTTGCCCGACTCGTCGCGGGGTTCTATGAGCGGGTGAAGGCCGACGACATCCTCGGGCCGATGTATCCCAAGAACGATTGGGAGGGGGCCGAGCAGCGGCTGCGCGACTTTCTGGTGCAACGCTTCGGCGGCCCGACGCGGTATTCCGATCAGCGTGGCCACCCGCGGCTGAGGATGCGGCACATGCCGTTTGCGATCGACCAGGCGGCGCGGGACCGCTGGACCCAGTTGATGGGCCAGTCGCTGGCCGAGGCCGATCTGCCCGAAGACACCCACGCCCCGCTGACGCAGTTCTTCGACCAGGTCGCGACGTTCATGATGAACCGCAGCTGA
- a CDS encoding AEC family transporter: MDEWLNVLAATLAVFGVVGLGGLLRRVNWLTEEADASLLKVVVRVLVPCLILRSVVGNPSLDEANNVWLPPVVGFGVTALSFGISGLFAWMLGPKIGLKSPAARRTFALAVGLHNYGYLPIPLAESLYGPGDPMLGVLFVNNVGVDLAMWTLGIAVVSGSLGLSGLRRMLNGPSIALVVALGLHMVDARSWWPGATGFIWQGIDWLASCAIPVALLLIGATMVDALGGLRRTKVDGGALGRAGAIITTGCILRLGLLPMMFLGLAVALGSSGLIGSHLPGGGASVELQRVMLLHSAMPSAIFPILLARHFGGHPPTATIIALSTSALSLLTMPIWLAVGRQFVS, translated from the coding sequence ATGGACGAATGGCTGAATGTGCTCGCCGCGACGCTGGCGGTGTTCGGCGTGGTCGGGCTCGGGGGCCTGCTCCGCCGAGTCAACTGGCTGACCGAAGAGGCCGACGCCTCGCTGCTAAAGGTGGTGGTGCGCGTGCTCGTGCCCTGCCTGATCCTGCGCAGCGTCGTGGGCAACCCCTCGCTCGATGAAGCAAACAACGTCTGGCTGCCGCCGGTCGTAGGGTTCGGGGTCACCGCGTTGTCCTTCGGCATCAGCGGGCTGTTCGCCTGGATGCTGGGGCCGAAGATCGGACTCAAGAGCCCCGCAGCGCGGCGGACGTTTGCCCTCGCGGTCGGCCTGCACAACTACGGCTACCTGCCCATCCCGCTCGCCGAGTCGCTCTACGGCCCGGGCGACCCGATGCTCGGCGTGCTCTTCGTCAACAACGTCGGCGTCGACCTGGCGATGTGGACCCTGGGCATCGCGGTGGTGAGCGGCTCGCTGGGGTTGTCCGGGCTGCGTCGCATGCTCAACGGCCCATCGATCGCGCTGGTCGTGGCGCTCGGGCTGCATATGGTCGATGCGCGGTCGTGGTGGCCCGGGGCCACGGGCTTCATCTGGCAGGGCATCGATTGGCTGGCGAGCTGCGCGATCCCCGTGGCGCTGCTCTTGATCGGCGCGACGATGGTGGATGCGCTGGGCGGGCTCCGCCGTACGAAGGTCGACGGCGGCGCACTCGGCCGAGCGGGCGCGATCATCACGACCGGCTGCATCCTGCGCTTGGGCTTGCTACCGATGATGTTCCTCGGCCTCGCCGTGGCCTTGGGGAGCTCGGGGCTAATCGGCTCGCACCTGCCCGGCGGCGGCGCAAGCGTCGAGCTCCAACGCGTCATGCTCCTGCACAGCGCGATGCCCTCGGCCATCTTCCCGATCCTGCTCGCCCGCCACTTCGGCGGCCACCCCCCCACCGCCACGATCATCGCGCTGTCGACCTCCGCCCTGAGCCTCCTCACTATGCCCATCTGGCTCGCCGTCGGACGGCAGTTCGTGTCTTAG
- a CDS encoding aldo/keto reductase — protein MFDRRDFLRSLMGVTAGLAIGRPALAGEAQAGAAAMASPPTEDRLGKLLPMRRMGRTNEWVTTLGLGGSHIEYRGRISMKEAQAIIESAMEEGVRFFDNAQQYGNGEAERRFGQFLTPKYRDVIYLMSKTQATTRKQAERDMDECRSRMKVDVIDLMQVHHIASPEDVDQRIDAGVVDVLLKAREEGKIRHLGFTGHDTHRAHLHMLKRLDAMGVEFDTVQMPMNVVDPSYESFILEVLPALVERDYGVLAMKTLAFGQIVGKNEGWGRKNRVAPKVVPEKMTLAEALGFVWSLPVSTIISGMMSPEMVRENAALARAHVDLTEEHRLALIDKASEFAGPDTEFYKDRV, from the coding sequence ATGTTTGATCGACGCGATTTTTTACGGTCCCTGATGGGAGTGACCGCGGGTTTGGCGATCGGCCGACCCGCTTTGGCGGGCGAGGCACAAGCCGGAGCGGCGGCGATGGCCAGCCCGCCCACCGAAGACCGGCTGGGCAAGCTCCTGCCGATGCGGCGGATGGGACGCACCAACGAATGGGTGACCACGCTGGGCCTCGGCGGCTCGCACATCGAATACCGCGGACGCATCTCGATGAAAGAGGCCCAGGCCATCATCGAAAGCGCGATGGAAGAGGGCGTGCGCTTCTTCGACAACGCCCAGCAGTACGGCAACGGCGAGGCGGAGCGCCGCTTCGGCCAGTTCCTCACGCCCAAGTACCGCGACGTGATCTACCTCATGTCCAAGACCCAGGCGACCACCCGGAAGCAGGCCGAGCGCGACATGGACGAGTGCCGCAGCCGGATGAAGGTGGATGTGATCGACCTGATGCAGGTCCACCACATCGCCAGCCCCGAGGACGTCGATCAACGTATCGACGCGGGGGTCGTCGATGTCCTGCTCAAGGCCCGCGAGGAAGGCAAGATCCGCCACCTCGGGTTCACCGGCCACGACACGCACCGCGCCCACCTGCACATGCTCAAACGCCTCGACGCGATGGGCGTGGAATTCGACACGGTGCAGATGCCCATGAACGTGGTCGACCCGAGCTACGAAAGCTTCATCCTGGAAGTCCTGCCCGCGCTGGTCGAGCGCGACTACGGCGTCTTGGCGATGAAGACGCTGGCGTTCGGTCAGATCGTCGGTAAGAACGAGGGCTGGGGACGGAAGAACAGGGTTGCGCCGAAGGTGGTGCCCGAGAAGATGACGCTGGCCGAGGCGTTGGGTTTTGTGTGGTCGCTGCCGGTGAGCACGATCATCAGCGGCATGATGTCGCCGGAGATGGTGCGGGAGAACGCGGCGTTGGCCCGGGCTCACGTGGACCTGACCGAAGAGCACCGGCTGGCGTTGATCGACAAGGCATCGGAGTTTGCGGGGCCGGATACGGAGTTCTACAAAGACAGGGTTTAA
- a CDS encoding type II CAAX endopeptidase family protein, which translates to MSTESPAVSETVSPQLSGKTPWLAVEMSAVFLVLPALIAFVPIKVPLIPLLVVMALTCLWLLRRDPSFDRRQLWNAKVIRRADLLFILGRFAVLAAVLAGLLQVCLGKEIWGLKFPPEMWMLPRYKPWIWVAVMVGYPIVSVLLQNVVWRAFFFHRYRSLFGTGVGMVAASAVAFGWVHVVMLNWFAVVATLVGGVMFAQTYRRSGSMLLSSIEHALYGCWVFTVGYGLMFLYGSLPPEAREMLRSAGG; encoded by the coding sequence ATGTCGACCGAGAGCCCCGCTGTTTCCGAAACGGTTTCGCCGCAGCTATCTGGCAAGACGCCGTGGCTGGCCGTGGAGATGTCGGCGGTGTTCCTTGTGCTGCCCGCGTTGATCGCATTTGTGCCGATCAAGGTGCCGTTGATCCCGCTGCTGGTGGTGATGGCGTTGACGTGTCTCTGGCTGCTGCGTCGCGACCCGTCGTTCGACCGTCGGCAGCTCTGGAACGCGAAGGTGATCCGCCGGGCGGACCTGCTTTTCATCCTGGGACGTTTTGCGGTGTTGGCCGCAGTGTTGGCGGGGCTGTTGCAAGTGTGTCTGGGTAAAGAGATTTGGGGGCTGAAGTTTCCGCCGGAGATGTGGATGCTGCCCCGGTACAAGCCGTGGATCTGGGTGGCGGTGATGGTGGGGTACCCGATCGTGTCGGTGCTGTTGCAGAACGTGGTGTGGCGGGCGTTTTTCTTCCACCGCTACCGTTCGTTGTTTGGGACGGGCGTGGGCATGGTCGCGGCCTCGGCGGTGGCGTTCGGGTGGGTGCACGTGGTAATGCTGAACTGGTTCGCGGTGGTGGCGACGCTGGTCGGGGGCGTGATGTTTGCGCAGACCTATCGCCGAAGCGGCTCGATGCTGCTGTCGTCCATCGAGCACGCGCTCTACGGCTGCTGGGTCTTCACCGTGGGCTACGGGCTGATGTTCCTGTACGGCAGCCTGCCGCCCGAAGCACGGGAGATGCTCCGCTCGGCGGGGGGCTGA
- a CDS encoding HPF/RaiA family ribosome-associated protein, with product MIVQVNAGDIQSSQALIDSATESVTSALRHVADRVTRVEVHLRDDNASKSASDDKRVTMEARIAGQQPFAVDHASDDLYKSISEAAGKLGRAVKTRLERIAAA from the coding sequence ATGATCGTGCAAGTGAACGCAGGCGACATCCAATCCAGCCAGGCCCTGATCGATTCGGCCACCGAATCCGTCACCTCGGCCCTACGCCACGTCGCAGACCGCGTCACCCGGGTTGAGGTCCACCTCCGCGACGACAACGCCAGCAAATCCGCGTCAGACGACAAGCGCGTCACAATGGAGGCCCGCATCGCCGGGCAGCAGCCGTTCGCCGTCGACCACGCCAGCGACGATCTGTACAAGTCCATCAGCGAAGCCGCCGGCAAGCTCGGCCGTGCCGTGAAGACCCGCCTCGAGCGGATCGCCGCGGCCTGA
- the mamK gene encoding MamK family actin-like protein, with amino-acid sequence MSKDTVSAPQDDSVAAENALYFGIDLGTSRSSIASASGVRKTVESYVGWPKDAVSLKKFGGQEIIFGKTALDNRMSLDLYRPLAEGVIQVDKEGDRNMEAARELINYLVEMIEPGRGQALYGVVGVPSEASDKNKEAIIESTKGIFDSVMIVTEPFCVAYGLDRISDVLVVDIGAGTTDLCRMHGTVPSADDQISLNVAGDAVDKKMMELINKNYPNAQVTINMIKRMKEKFGYVHHAKDKIEVEFPVNGKPTPHDVTDIVREACTILVDPIVEAIHKLIATFDPEFQDTLRGNIILSGGGGLMDGLNKAIEDKLDRVGGGSVTVVEEPMYAGANGALQLALDMPPSYWQQLK; translated from the coding sequence ATGAGTAAAGACACCGTTTCCGCCCCCCAAGACGACAGCGTCGCCGCTGAGAACGCGCTGTACTTCGGCATCGACCTTGGCACCAGCCGATCGTCGATCGCCAGCGCCTCGGGCGTCCGCAAAACCGTTGAGTCCTACGTCGGTTGGCCCAAGGACGCGGTGTCGCTCAAGAAGTTCGGCGGCCAGGAGATCATCTTCGGCAAGACCGCCCTGGACAACCGCATGTCGCTGGACCTCTACCGCCCGCTGGCGGAAGGTGTGATCCAGGTCGACAAGGAAGGCGACCGCAACATGGAAGCCGCCCGCGAGCTGATCAACTACCTCGTCGAGATGATCGAGCCCGGCCGCGGCCAAGCGCTCTACGGCGTCGTCGGCGTGCCGTCCGAAGCTTCGGACAAGAACAAAGAAGCCATCATCGAATCGACCAAAGGCATCTTCGACTCGGTCATGATCGTCACCGAGCCGTTCTGTGTGGCCTACGGCCTGGACCGGATCAGCGACGTGCTCGTGGTCGACATCGGTGCGGGTACGACCGACCTCTGCCGCATGCACGGCACCGTGCCCTCGGCCGACGACCAGATCTCGCTGAACGTCGCCGGTGACGCTGTCGACAAGAAGATGATGGAACTCATCAACAAGAACTATCCCAACGCCCAGGTCACGATCAACATGATCAAGCGGATGAAGGAGAAGTTCGGCTACGTCCACCACGCCAAGGACAAGATCGAAGTCGAGTTCCCGGTCAACGGTAAGCCCACCCCGCACGACGTCACCGACATCGTCCGCGAGGCTTGTACCATCCTGGTCGATCCGATCGTCGAAGCGATCCACAAGCTGATCGCCACCTTCGACCCCGAGTTCCAGGACACCCTCCGCGGCAACATCATCCTCTCGGGTGGTGGTGGCCTGATGGACGGCCTGAACAAGGCGATCGAAGACAAGCTCGACCGCGTCGGCGGCGGCAGCGTCACCGTTGTCGAAGAGCCGATGTACGCTGGTGCGAACGGCGCGCTGCAACTGGCGCTCGACATGCCCCCGAGCTACTGGCAGCAGCTCAAGTAA
- the cls gene encoding cardiolipin synthase, translating into MPLPLLLAEIADYADEATLVANLIFIADLVIRVGLSVRVVMRRHSVGVSLSWLTLILLIPFVGAGIYLILGENRLGSRRAQATVQLHNAFAGWRSELREQRPQPDWEALPVDAQPIHRQATRVSGMPALPGNQLDLYDDSHDALEAMARDIDAAQNRVHLEFYIWADGGDVDLIADALIRAAERGVTCRILVDAVGSKTFLRRSPKLKAMRSAGVQIVASLPAGLFRAIFRRLDLRNHRKLLIVDDHIGYTGSLNMIDPNTFKQDAGVGKWIDAMVRVQGPAVEALGMTFLEDWQLETQEDLGQLGRGSGAVVPSDEDTTGVMKPGASVQAVPSGPSLNPESIHRLLIGAIYAARESITLTTPYFVPDEALLIALTSAAARGVDTLIILPKENDSFLVRHASNAYLGDLLQAGVKVAQYRDGLLHTKSVTIDSHLAAFGTVNLDMRSFYLNFELTLFIYDTNFSRKLTSLQQSYLMNCNMASLDDWKNRPLRTRLLDNTARLLGPLL; encoded by the coding sequence ATGCCGCTACCGCTGCTGCTCGCCGAGATCGCCGACTACGCCGACGAGGCCACCCTCGTGGCGAACCTGATCTTCATCGCAGACCTGGTCATCCGCGTCGGGCTCTCGGTACGGGTCGTGATGCGTCGGCATTCGGTCGGCGTCTCGCTGTCCTGGCTCACGCTGATCCTGCTCATCCCGTTCGTCGGTGCGGGCATCTACCTCATCCTCGGCGAAAACCGCTTGGGCTCTCGCCGGGCTCAAGCCACCGTGCAGCTGCACAACGCCTTCGCCGGCTGGCGCTCCGAGCTGCGCGAGCAGCGGCCCCAGCCCGATTGGGAAGCGCTGCCCGTCGACGCCCAGCCGATCCACCGCCAGGCGACACGCGTCTCGGGCATGCCCGCCCTGCCCGGCAACCAGTTGGACCTGTACGACGACTCCCACGATGCGCTCGAAGCCATGGCCCGAGACATCGACGCGGCGCAAAACCGCGTGCACCTGGAGTTCTACATCTGGGCGGACGGCGGAGACGTGGACCTCATCGCCGACGCCCTGATCCGCGCCGCCGAGCGCGGCGTGACCTGCCGTATCCTGGTCGATGCGGTCGGCAGCAAGACCTTCCTCCGCCGATCCCCAAAACTCAAAGCGATGCGCAGCGCCGGGGTGCAGATTGTCGCGTCGCTGCCCGCGGGCTTGTTCCGGGCGATCTTCCGTCGGCTGGACCTACGCAACCACCGCAAGCTGCTGATCGTCGATGACCACATCGGCTACACCGGATCGCTGAACATGATCGACCCCAACACCTTCAAACAAGACGCGGGCGTCGGCAAGTGGATCGACGCGATGGTGCGCGTCCAGGGCCCGGCCGTCGAGGCGCTGGGCATGACCTTCCTCGAAGACTGGCAGCTCGAAACTCAGGAAGACCTGGGACAACTGGGTCGCGGCTCCGGGGCGGTTGTTCCCTCTGATGAGGACACGACAGGCGTCATGAAGCCCGGCGCGTCGGTCCAGGCGGTGCCGTCGGGCCCGTCGCTCAACCCCGAGTCGATCCACCGCCTGCTCATCGGCGCGATCTACGCCGCCCGCGAATCGATCACGCTGACCACGCCCTACTTCGTCCCCGACGAGGCGCTGCTCATCGCGCTGACCTCCGCCGCGGCGCGTGGCGTCGACACGCTGATCATCCTGCCGAAGGAGAACGACTCGTTCCTCGTGCGTCACGCCAGCAACGCCTACCTCGGCGACCTGCTCCAGGCCGGGGTGAAAGTCGCCCAGTACCGCGACGGCCTCTTGCACACCAAATCCGTCACCATCGACTCCCACCTCGCCGCCTTCGGCACGGTCAACCTCGACATGCGCTCGTTCTACCTCAACTTCGAGCTCACCCTGTTCATCTACGACACCAACTTCTCACGCAAACTCACCAGCCTCCAGCAGTCCTACCTCATGAACTGCAACATGGCCAGCCTCGACGACTGGAAGAACCGCCCCCTCCGCACCCGCCTCCTCGACAACACCGCCCGCCTGCTCGGCCCGTTGCTCTGA
- a CDS encoding RNA polymerase sigma factor yields the protein MTTPDPTSLIHRFRNHGDTEAFGTLLSLYDQPMYATAFSILRNDADANDAVQDAAIRAMQNLDALADPQRFGGWLMRIVFGCSIDRLRTRRDTLSLDHDNASEPLAATHRPGDHLDAREWAEQLNRALDQLPPRYRAPLLLFHLDGLSTQQVAQHLDIPAGTARSLLSRARGRLSDLFPDTTEGIPDMAHDIFREQQASNSLVAQAELGCLHVMNGDAAADQLRQAEPPDPIVVWSDILHEGPTPVRVSPDAWRQTRAEHLAAMGFGDAVGIQKHMAAADAALANPGDGRERVFWFEHDLYDQLLLIRHLHWLAQHDPATRSRVSLICIGEFPGIPRFLGLGQLQPDQIISLLDTRLPLTADHIELGQRVWEDFCSCDPQQLRSWLDRDTAHLPFLDAALRRHFQQYPSTFNGLGLTEQLLLEELQAESLTASELFAKTQAREAAPFLGDAVVYHYLQRLVDAPTPPMVMAAGDERVTADTRLELTDFGRQLLSGEADFIKANGIDRWFGGVHLTMDQTEWRWDNALCTLVRV from the coding sequence ATGACGACACCCGATCCAACCAGTCTCATCCATCGTTTCCGCAACCACGGCGACACCGAGGCGTTCGGCACGCTCTTGTCGCTTTACGATCAGCCGATGTACGCCACCGCGTTCTCGATCCTCCGCAACGACGCGGATGCGAACGACGCGGTTCAGGACGCGGCGATCCGGGCGATGCAGAACCTCGACGCCCTGGCCGACCCGCAGCGTTTCGGCGGCTGGCTGATGCGGATTGTGTTCGGCTGCAGCATCGACCGCCTGCGTACCCGGCGAGACACGCTCTCGCTGGACCACGACAACGCGAGTGAACCGCTCGCCGCGACCCACCGGCCCGGCGACCACCTCGATGCCCGTGAGTGGGCCGAGCAGCTTAATCGCGCCCTGGACCAACTCCCCCCGCGCTACCGTGCCCCCCTGCTGCTGTTCCACCTCGACGGGCTCAGCACCCAACAGGTCGCGCAGCACCTGGACATCCCCGCCGGAACCGCCCGCTCTCTGCTCAGCCGTGCCCGCGGCCGGCTCAGCGATCTGTTCCCCGACACCACTGAAGGCATCCCCGACATGGCCCACGACATCTTTCGCGAACAACAGGCATCCAACAGCCTTGTCGCTCAAGCCGAGCTCGGCTGCCTGCATGTGATGAACGGCGACGCGGCCGCGGACCAACTCCGCCAAGCCGAGCCGCCCGACCCGATCGTCGTCTGGTCCGACATCCTTCACGAAGGCCCCACGCCGGTCCGCGTCTCGCCGGACGCCTGGCGTCAGACCCGGGCCGAACACCTCGCTGCCATGGGCTTCGGCGACGCCGTTGGCATCCAAAAACACATGGCGGCAGCCGACGCCGCACTCGCCAACCCGGGCGACGGAAGGGAACGGGTTTTCTGGTTTGAACACGACCTGTACGACCAGCTGCTGCTGATCCGCCACCTCCACTGGCTCGCGCAGCACGACCCCGCGACGCGTTCGCGGGTGAGCCTGATCTGCATCGGCGAATTCCCCGGCATCCCGCGTTTCCTCGGCCTGGGCCAACTCCAACCCGACCAGATCATCTCGCTGCTCGACACCCGCCTGCCCCTCACTGCCGACCACATCGAACTCGGGCAGCGCGTCTGGGAAGACTTCTGCAGCTGCGATCCCCAGCAACTTCGGAGCTGGCTCGACCGAGACACCGCGCACTTGCCCTTCCTCGACGCAGCGCTTCGGCGTCACTTCCAACAATACCCCTCCACCTTCAACGGCCTGGGCCTCACCGAACAACTCCTGCTCGAAGAACTGCAAGCCGAATCGCTCACCGCATCCGAACTCTTTGCCAAAACTCAAGCGCGCGAGGCCGCCCCGTTCCTCGGCGACGCGGTGGTGTATCACTACCTCCAACGCTTGGTCGATGCGCCGACACCGCCGATGGTGATGGCCGCGGGAGATGAACGCGTGACGGCGGACACCCGACTCGAGCTGACCGATTTCGGGCGCCAACTTCTGTCCGGTGAAGCGGATTTCATCAAGGCCAACGGCATCGATCGCTGGTTCGGCGGCGTCCACTTGACCATGGACCAAACCGAGTGGCGGTGGGATAACGCGTTGTGCACGCTGGTGCGGGTCTGA
- a CDS encoding amphi-Trp domain-containing protein has protein sequence MSDVEKADRDLEKTYPIDQFIAKLRRLADDLEAGEQFEIQIAGERIYVPVRATYNIEHEREDGNEEIEFQIKWSAE, from the coding sequence ATGTCTGATGTTGAGAAAGCCGACCGCGACCTCGAAAAAACCTACCCCATCGATCAGTTCATCGCCAAGCTCCGCCGCCTGGCCGACGACCTGGAAGCGGGTGAGCAGTTCGAGATCCAGATCGCCGGTGAACGCATCTACGTCCCCGTCCGCGCGACGTACAACATCGAACACGAGCGCGAAGACGGCAACGAAGAGATCGAGTTCCAGATCAAGTGGAGCGCCGAGTAA
- a CDS encoding family 16 glycosylhydrolase, which yields MLRLGCCLWMLALVGCAQVQDGPAWELVFAEEGDGEQGAAPDPAKWVHDIGGWGWGNQEPQTYTPGNDNAFYDGNGMLIIEARRENRTGEDGIAAEFTSARIKTQGIFSQRYGRIEGRLKLPEGQGIWPAFWMLGDTITSEGWPACGEIDIMELLGHKPHEVHGTLHGPGYSAGAGLQGSYHLADGGSFADGFHVYAVEWEPKEIRWYVDGELYHTRTPEDAGLNEWAFEVPHFVILNIAVGGAWPGYPDETTQFPQQMLIDYVRVYRDQNLAYDDAELAAYHEARKANHILVEQAKLEAVLEPKPIPGVVQAAHFRPGGEGVGYHDADAANQGSGAFRQSEGVDLGYCSQEGVDFSVGWTSPGEWLAYDLDVQQAGKYQVTAHVACKGPGGVLQLDLNGQPIGEAAVIPDTGDWQNWQTVSLGVVELEQGAQVLRLTMPEGSAAGVVGNVSQLVFEIAE from the coding sequence ATGCTGCGATTGGGATGTTGTTTGTGGATGCTTGCGCTGGTGGGCTGTGCTCAGGTGCAGGACGGCCCCGCTTGGGAACTCGTCTTCGCGGAGGAAGGCGATGGCGAACAGGGCGCAGCGCCCGACCCGGCGAAGTGGGTGCACGACATCGGCGGCTGGGGGTGGGGCAACCAGGAACCCCAGACCTACACGCCAGGCAACGACAACGCGTTTTACGACGGCAACGGCATGCTCATCATCGAAGCGCGTCGGGAAAACCGAACGGGCGAGGACGGCATCGCGGCGGAGTTCACCTCTGCACGGATCAAGACGCAGGGGATTTTCTCGCAGCGCTACGGTCGGATCGAGGGCCGATTGAAACTGCCCGAGGGCCAAGGGATTTGGCCGGCGTTCTGGATGTTGGGCGACACGATCACCAGCGAAGGTTGGCCGGCGTGCGGCGAGATCGACATCATGGAACTGCTCGGCCACAAGCCCCACGAAGTTCACGGCACATTGCACGGCCCGGGCTACTCCGCCGGGGCGGGCCTGCAGGGTTCGTACCACCTCGCCGACGGCGGCTCGTTTGCGGACGGCTTCCACGTGTACGCGGTGGAGTGGGAGCCCAAGGAAATCCGTTGGTACGTCGACGGCGAGCTGTATCACACGCGGACCCCCGAAGACGCGGGGTTGAACGAGTGGGCGTTTGAAGTCCCGCACTTCGTGATTCTGAATATTGCCGTGGGCGGGGCCTGGCCGGGCTACCCGGACGAGACGACACAGTTCCCTCAGCAGATGCTGATTGATTACGTGCGGGTGTACCGGGATCAGAACCTAGCGTACGACGACGCCGAGCTGGCGGCGTATCACGAAGCGCGTAAAGCCAACCACATCCTGGTCGAGCAGGCCAAGCTCGAAGCGGTGCTGGAGCCCAAGCCGATTCCGGGTGTGGTGCAGGCGGCGCACTTCCGTCCGGGCGGCGAAGGCGTGGGCTATCACGACGCCGACGCCGCCAACCAGGGCAGCGGCGCGTTCCGGCAGAGCGAAGGCGTGGACCTGGGCTACTGCTCGCAGGAGGGCGTGGACTTCAGCGTGGGCTGGACATCACCCGGGGAGTGGTTGGCTTACGACCTCGATGTTCAGCAGGCGGGCAAGTACCAAGTCACCGCACACGTGGCGTGCAAAGGCCCGGGCGGCGTGCTCCAACTCGACCTGAACGGCCAACCGATCGGCGAGGCGGCCGTGATCCCCGACACCGGCGACTGGCAGAACTGGCAGACGGTGTCGCTGGGCGTGGTCGAACTCGAGCAGGGTGCACAGGTCCTGCGCCTGACGATGCCCGAGGGTAGCGCGGCCGGCGTGGTCGGCAACGTGTCCCAACTCGTGTTCGAAATTGCGGAATAA